The following are encoded in a window of Fluviibacter phosphoraccumulans genomic DNA:
- a CDS encoding Y-family DNA polymerase: MTAIALIDGNNFYVSCERVFQPELEGKPVVVLSNNDGCVVARSAEVKALGVPMGIPWFKLKDLAKQHGIIAKSSNYTLYGDMSQRMHSVIAQFSPEQEIYSIDETFLDLTGFNLDLVAYGQEIRQRVRQWTGIPVCVGIGSSKTLAKLANHCAKKSHVPSMADGVTDLNQLSGSGLRELFSRIEVGEVWGVGRKIQERLVGIGIETVQQLKDSSLSRIKKEFNVVLARTVAELNGESCLAMEEVAQPKQQIMSSRSFGQPVFLLEDLNEAVVSYSSRAAEKLRHQNHVAGAIQVFVQTNPFKPKEPQYNKGVTVKLLHPTNNTFQLAEAALYGLKRIYKLGYAYKKAGIMLTDLCPTDQVPIDLFSGFDEPETARAKNLMSTLDEINAKMGRGTVRSAGEGIQKAWAMRSSNKSNAFTTDWEQLATAI; this comes from the coding sequence CTTGAGGGTAAGCCTGTAGTCGTCTTGTCTAACAACGATGGCTGTGTGGTTGCCCGTAGCGCAGAGGTCAAAGCGCTGGGGGTGCCTATGGGCATCCCCTGGTTCAAACTGAAAGACCTGGCCAAACAACACGGCATCATCGCCAAGAGCAGCAACTACACCCTCTATGGCGACATGAGCCAACGCATGCACTCTGTCATCGCCCAGTTCTCGCCAGAACAGGAGATTTACAGTATTGATGAGACCTTCCTCGACCTGACAGGGTTTAACCTAGACCTCGTGGCCTACGGCCAGGAAATCCGACAGCGGGTCAGGCAATGGACGGGGATTCCCGTCTGTGTCGGTATCGGTAGTTCCAAGACCCTCGCTAAGCTGGCTAATCATTGCGCCAAAAAATCGCATGTTCCATCGATGGCTGATGGCGTAACCGATTTGAACCAGCTATCTGGTTCCGGTCTACGCGAGCTCTTCAGTCGAATTGAAGTCGGAGAAGTCTGGGGCGTTGGTCGAAAGATTCAGGAACGTCTAGTCGGTATAGGCATCGAAACTGTGCAGCAGCTCAAAGACAGTTCGCTCAGCCGAATTAAAAAAGAATTCAACGTGGTCCTGGCCAGAACCGTTGCTGAGCTGAACGGAGAAAGCTGTCTGGCAATGGAGGAAGTGGCTCAACCAAAACAACAGATCATGTCATCACGCTCCTTTGGTCAGCCTGTCTTCCTACTGGAAGATCTCAATGAGGCCGTAGTCAGTTACAGCAGCCGTGCAGCAGAGAAGCTGCGCCATCAGAACCATGTGGCCGGTGCCATTCAGGTATTCGTACAAACGAATCCTTTCAAACCTAAAGAACCTCAGTACAACAAGGGCGTAACAGTCAAACTGCTTCACCCAACGAACAACACTTTCCAGCTGGCCGAAGCAGCGCTGTATGGCCTGAAACGAATCTACAAGTTAGGCTATGCCTACAAAAAGGCAGGCATCATGCTGACAGATCTATGCCCGACTGATCAGGTGCCAATAGACCTGTTCTCGGGGTTTGATGAGCCAGAGACTGCTCGGGCTAAGAATCTGATGTCTACCCTCGACGAAATCAACGCAAAGATGGGGCGGGGTACTGTCCGGTCAGCTGGTGAGGGTATCCAAAAGGCTTGGGCCATGCGGTCAAGCAATAAGAGCAATGCATTTACGACGGATTGGGAGCAGTTGGCAACTGCGATCTGA